A window of Nocardia arthritidis genomic DNA:
GGCTCGCCGATCAGATCGCCGATCTCGGCCGCGCCACCGGTCCGCTCGGCGATGCGATCGCCTCGGCCCGGATGCTCACCGATCGACTCAGCTCGGACGCGCACACCGCCGACATCGCCGATCGAGTGGACACCATCAACGCCACACTCCAGCGCGGGGTAGCCGATGCCGTACCGACAGCGGGATCGGAATATCTGAGCCGGTTGAGTGACCGATTCGTCGACGCATGGGACGCGCGCCGCGCCTTCGCGAGTCAGCGAATCCTCTCGGCCGGCACCGACCGTGGCCCGCATTCACAAACCCGGCTCGTCTTCTCGGCCGGCGTCGAAGCCACCGCACTCGGCGAACTCGCCACAGGGGAACCCGCTTCGAGCCCGATCGACACGACACTGCGGGCCAACCGGGCACGGCTGGACGCGCTGTCCAACGGCGCCGATATCGACACACTCGCCGATACCTTCACCGCGGGCGAGGCGAGCTACCGCCAGATCATGGCCGATGCCACCGCGGCGCTGCGGCAAGGGATCACTGATCGAGCCACCGAGTCCAGCACCTCGGCACTGCGCGACACCGCCATCGTCATCGCGGCACTGCTCGGCGCGCTCACGGTTGCCCTGCTGATCGCGCAATCGCTGGTGATCCCGATCCGCCGTCTGCGCGACGGCGCGCTGCGTGCGGCGCGCCACGATCTGCCCAAGATGATCGCGCGTATCCGGGCCGCGGACCCGGATACGCGGCTCCCCGCACCGGTACGCCTTGCCCATAACACCGGCGAGGAGCTCGGCGAGCTCGGCGAAGCCATCGACGACCTGCACCGCCAGGCCATCAAACTGGCCGGCGAGCAGGCCACGATCCGGCGCCAGGTCAACGATATGTTCGAAACGCTGTCACGCCGCAACAAAGCGCTGATCGATCAGCAACTGGGCTTGATCGAGGCACTGGAGCGGGACGAGGAGAACCCGGCCCGGCTACGCAGCCTGTTCCGACTGGACCATCTGGTGACTCGCATGCGCCGAAACGGCAACAACCTGCTGGTGCTCGCCGGAACCACGGCGCGACGCAACCGGACCGGCCCGGTGACCATGACCGAGGTGATCCAGGCCGCGATATCGGAGGTCGAGGAGTATCGAAGGGTCGCGCCGAACGGGGAACTCGACGTCACCGTCGCCGGTGCCATCGCGCCGGATCTCGCGCACATCCTCGCCGAGCTACTCGATAACGCGCTGCGCTTCTCCCCACCGGACAGCCCGGTACGGCTGACCCTCGCATCGGCGATCGATGGCGGTGTGCTCATCGACATCGCCGACGCCGGGCTCGGCATGGCGCCGGACGAGATCGCCGAGATCAACCGGGATCTGGTGACCGGCGGTTCGATCAGCGCCGATACCGCGCGGCGAATGGGCCTGTTCGTTGTCGGGCGGCTGGCGCACCGGCACGATATCGCGGTTCGACTGCGGCCGACCCGTGGCGTCGGCGATCGCACCGGCATTACCGTCGGGGTGCATGTGCCCGCGGCGGCGCTGGTCGAATCGGCTCCGCGACCCGGTCCGGAGATCGGCGCCGCGATCGTCTCCCGGCGGACACCACAGCCTGCTCCGTCACCGGTCGCCATCGCGGCCACGGCTTCGGCCCGAGTGGCGGACCCGCCCGGCCCGGCGACCGCAGCCCGGCACCCAGGCGCCCGCCTGCCCAAAAGGCGCCCCGGGGCGAACGGATTCCCGGTCAGCTCGCCCGAGGCCGTTCCGACGAATTCCACGGAACCACCGCCACCACGCCACCACCGCGAACCGCGGCCCCGCGCAGCCGCTACCACGGCCTTCTTTACCGCCCGGCTATCGGATACCGTTGCGCCGCAACAGGATTCCGACAACGAGCCGACGCCGATCTACCAGCGGCTCGTCTCCGAATGGCTGGCCGACCCGAACGTCCCGCCGGAAGTCCGCAGCACGCGGTGGTCATCGGCCAGCGCCGACGCCGGGTGGGATGCGGCGCGCCAGGCCGCATCCCACCCGGTCGAACGGACGACCGCGGCCGGACTGCCGATCCGCCAGCCCGGCGCCCGCCTGATCCCCGGTTCCGCGGCCGCCGATGATGCGCCATCCACCCGCGATCCCGAACGGATTCGCGCCGGACTCACCGGGCTGCGATCCGGTATCGAGCGAGCCCGCGAGCAGACCGGGGCCACTACCGATGACCCTAGGGAGACCCGATGAACAGCACCGTGCGTGACCTCGACTGGCTGCTGACCAAATTCGTCGCCGAGGTGCCCTCGGTCCGGCACGCCGCCGTCGTATCGGCCGACGGACTGATCACCGCGGCGAGCGCGGACCTGCCGACCGAACAGGCAGACCGGCTCGCCGCCGTCACGGCAGGGCTGGCAAGTCTCGCCACCGGCGTATCGAACCTGTTCGGCGGTGGTGTCGTGCAGCAATCGATCATCGAGATGCAGTACGGCTATCTCCTGCTGATGAGCGCGGGCAGCGGCGCCTTCCTCGCCACGCTCACCACCGGTGGCAGCGATATCGGCCAAGTCGGCTACGACATGGCGTTGCTGGTCGACAGCGTCGGTACCGCGCTCCAGGTGACCGAACGATCCCGCTCGGCCGGTGGATGACCGTGACCGACGAATCGACTCACCCGCCCGACGAACCGCGCCTGGCGCGGCCCTATGCCGTCACCGGCGGCAGAACCGAAGCGGCCGTGGACCTTCCGCTCGAGGCGCTGATCGAAACCATCGCCGCCGGTCCGACGAGCGGATTGCCCGGCACGATCGCCGACCTGTGCGACACCCCGCTGTCGGTCGCCGAGATCGCCACCGCGATCGGGCTGCCCATCGGGGTCACCCGGGTGCTCATCGCCGATCTGATCCTCGCCGGAATCCTGCGCCGACACGACACCCTGGCCGCCGACGCCACGCTGTTCGAGCGTCGCGCTCTGTTGGAAAGGACGCTCGGTGGTCTTCGCGCACTCTGACCGGCCGCGACCCACCGGCCCGGCCCGATCGACCAAGATCGCCGTGGCCGGCGGATTCGGCACCGGCAAAACCACCTTCGTCGGGGCCATCTCCGAAATCGTGCCGGTCCGCACCGAGGCGCTGGTCACCGAGGCCAGCGCCGGAATCGATTCGCTCGCCGGACTTCCGGGCAAGGAATCCACCACGGTGGCCATGGATTTCGGTCGGATCACCATGTCCGACGAGCTCACCCTCTACCTGTTCGGCACGCCCGGCCAGCACCGCTTCTGGTTCATGTGGGACGACATCATCCGCGGCGCGATCGGCGCCGTCGTACTCGTCGATCTGCGGCGAATCGACGAAAGCTTCGCCGCCATCGACTATTTCGAGATGCGTGAACTTCCGTTCATCATCGCGGAGAACGTCTTCCCCGACTCGCCCGAGGTCGACATCGGCGACATCCGGGAGGCGCTCACCGTGTCGAACCAGGTGCCGATTCTGCGAATCGACGCGCGCGACCGCGAATCCGTCAAGCGCGCCCTCATCACTCTTACCCAACACGCACTGAACCGCCTCGCCACTGACCCGATGTGACAGGAGTCCGCCGATGCACCACGACATACACCACTTCGCGATGGGCAGATGGTTACTGCTGCTGGCATATGTGGTCTCGGTAGCCGGGTCCTTCACCGGTCTCGCCTGCACCCGCCGCGCGGTCGCCGCGGGCGATGGCCCCCACCGAACCCGTTGGCTGCTGATCGCCGCCATCTCGATCGGCGGGGTGGGCATCTGGCTCATGCACTTCATCGCGATGCTCGGTTTCACCGTTCCGGGCGTAGCGCTGCGCTACGACCTCTGGTGGACGGCCGGCTCGGCCGCACTGTCGATCTCCGCGGTATTCATCGGGCTGCTCGTACTCGGCCCGACGGTGCGAGCAGGCCGACTGCTCATCGGCGGCCTCATCACCGGGCTGGCCGTCAACCTCATGCACTACACCGGGATGCGGGCCATCCGATTCCAGGGGCGGATCCACTACGACACCCGGCTCGTCGCCCTCTCTGTGCTGATCG
This region includes:
- a CDS encoding ATP-binding protein, with the protein product MRTKIAAALALPVLVAATLAAARVQTQLADAARFTSTADHVGVLPAAVDLGAAVDALGATRIAGTDPAASARGVDDAAHRLADQIADLGRATGPLGDAIASARMLTDRLSSDAHTADIADRVDTINATLQRGVADAVPTAGSEYLSRLSDRFVDAWDARRAFASQRILSAGTDRGPHSQTRLVFSAGVEATALGELATGEPASSPIDTTLRANRARLDALSNGADIDTLADTFTAGEASYRQIMADATAALRQGITDRATESSTSALRDTAIVIAALLGALTVALLIAQSLVIPIRRLRDGALRAARHDLPKMIARIRAADPDTRLPAPVRLAHNTGEELGELGEAIDDLHRQAIKLAGEQATIRRQVNDMFETLSRRNKALIDQQLGLIEALERDEENPARLRSLFRLDHLVTRMRRNGNNLLVLAGTTARRNRTGPVTMTEVIQAAISEVEEYRRVAPNGELDVTVAGAIAPDLAHILAELLDNALRFSPPDSPVRLTLASAIDGGVLIDIADAGLGMAPDEIAEINRDLVTGGSISADTARRMGLFVVGRLAHRHDIAVRLRPTRGVGDRTGITVGVHVPAAALVESAPRPGPEIGAAIVSRRTPQPAPSPVAIAATASARVADPPGPATAARHPGARLPKRRPGANGFPVSSPEAVPTNSTEPPPPRHHREPRPRAAATTAFFTARLSDTVAPQQDSDNEPTPIYQRLVSEWLADPNVPPEVRSTRWSSASADAGWDAARQAASHPVERTTAAGLPIRQPGARLIPGSAAADDAPSTRDPERIRAGLTGLRSGIERAREQTGATTDDPRETR
- a CDS encoding roadblock/LC7 domain-containing protein → MNSTVRDLDWLLTKFVAEVPSVRHAAVVSADGLITAASADLPTEQADRLAAVTAGLASLATGVSNLFGGGVVQQSIIEMQYGYLLLMSAGSGAFLATLTTGGSDIGQVGYDMALLVDSVGTALQVTERSRSAGG
- a CDS encoding DUF742 domain-containing protein, which encodes MTDESTHPPDEPRLARPYAVTGGRTEAAVDLPLEALIETIAAGPTSGLPGTIADLCDTPLSVAEIATAIGLPIGVTRVLIADLILAGILRRHDTLAADATLFERRALLERTLGGLRAL
- a CDS encoding GTP-binding protein — encoded protein: MVFAHSDRPRPTGPARSTKIAVAGGFGTGKTTFVGAISEIVPVRTEALVTEASAGIDSLAGLPGKESTTVAMDFGRITMSDELTLYLFGTPGQHRFWFMWDDIIRGAIGAVVLVDLRRIDESFAAIDYFEMRELPFIIAENVFPDSPEVDIGDIREALTVSNQVPILRIDARDRESVKRALITLTQHALNRLATDPM
- a CDS encoding MHYT domain-containing protein encodes the protein MHHDIHHFAMGRWLLLLAYVVSVAGSFTGLACTRRAVAAGDGPHRTRWLLIAAISIGGVGIWLMHFIAMLGFTVPGVALRYDLWWTAGSAALSISAVFIGLLVLGPTVRAGRLLIGGLITGLAVNLMHYTGMRAIRFQGRIHYDTRLVALSVLIAVVAATAALLFTLILESTPLRLIGGAVMGVAVVGMHYTGMAAVRVEVDPALPAPVGMAVFSFLFPVFVLGLLGLAVPITALLTTTPAAPSARPRSTAPSRRTSRARLPKSA